One segment of Atribacterota bacterium DNA contains the following:
- a CDS encoding aldehyde ferredoxin oxidoreductase C-terminal domain-containing protein produces MEATEKGIRNFRIRFGEKEKIVDLIKKIVKNKGVGRELKIGTRNLAEKMGKEAEYFAINVKGMELAAYDPLIIKGMAIGYVTSNRGACHLHAGYPAGSEIFGLPRRINPKMQIGKGTLVAKRQNDSAAEDSLVVCRFASMGISLENWSRILSAVTGKNYSAKTLSQIGERIHNLERMINLKLGFTRKDDSLPPKLMQEVLGEEKIELDAMLNEYYEFRDWDSDGIPTKEKLRELELEGIL; encoded by the coding sequence ATGGAAGCAACAGAAAAAGGGATAAGGAATTTTAGAATAAGATTTGGAGAAAAAGAAAAAATAGTGGATCTGATTAAAAAGATAGTTAAGAATAAAGGAGTAGGACGTGAATTAAAAATAGGTACTCGCAATTTAGCGGAAAAAATGGGAAAAGAGGCAGAGTATTTTGCTATTAATGTCAAAGGAATGGAATTAGCTGCCTATGATCCACTGATTATCAAAGGTATGGCAATAGGTTATGTTACCTCTAATCGCGGTGCCTGTCATTTACATGCAGGATATCCTGCTGGTTCAGAGATATTTGGACTACCTCGTAGGATTAATCCTAAGATGCAGATTGGTAAGGGGACCTTGGTTGCTAAAAGACAGAACGATTCAGCCGCAGAGGATAGTTTGGTTGTGTGTCGCTTTGCCAGTATGGGTATTTCTTTAGAAAATTGGTCCAGAATATTATCAGCAGTAACTGGCAAAAATTATTCTGCAAAAACATTAAGCCAGATAGGAGAACGAATCCACAATCTGGAAAGAATGATTAATCTAAAGCTGGGATTCACCAGAAAGGATGATTCGCTACCCCCTAAATTAATGCAAGAAGTATTAGGAGAAGAGAAGATAGAATTAGATGCCATGTTAAATGAGTATTATGAATTCAGGGATTGGGATAGCGATGGTATTCCTACCAAAGAAAAATTACGTGAATTAGAGCTGGAGGGTATCCTATGA
- the pyrR gene encoding bifunctional pyr operon transcriptional regulator/uracil phosphoribosyltransferase PyrR produces MEYPQQSSIIMIKKDIDRTLLRIAHEIIEKNKGVEELGIIGIKTRGEYLAKRIADYVYNIEKVSTPVGVLDITLYRDDLKEKQPQAIVVKTAIPFQVAEKKILLVDDVLYTGRTVRAAMDAIVDLGRPKCIQLAVLIDRGHREFPIRADYVGKNVPTSRREFVKVRLGEVDDLNQVEIVK; encoded by the coding sequence ATGGAATATCCTCAACAATCATCTATTATTATGATTAAAAAAGATATCGATCGAACCTTACTCAGAATTGCGCATGAGATTATTGAGAAGAATAAAGGCGTAGAAGAGCTAGGGATTATTGGCATTAAAACCAGGGGAGAGTACCTAGCAAAGAGAATTGCTGATTATGTATATAATATTGAAAAGGTAAGTACTCCTGTAGGAGTGTTGGATATTACCCTCTACCGCGATGATTTAAAAGAGAAACAACCCCAAGCCATTGTAGTCAAAACAGCGATACCATTTCAGGTGGCAGAGAAGAAAATATTACTGGTTGATGATGTTCTTTATACTGGTAGAACTGTTAGGGCAGCTATGGATGCGATTGTCGATTTGGGAAGACCAAAGTGTATTCAGTTAGCTGTATTAATAGATAGAGGTCACCGGGAATTTCCTATAAGAGCCGATTATGTTGGTAAAAATGTTCCCACTTCTCGCCGGGAATTTGTTAAGGTCAGATTAGGAGAAGTAGATGACCTTAATCAAGTAGAAATTGTAAAATAA
- a CDS encoding permease has translation MINTLKEFKIIFIVGLLYILTAFFDSAIFQEALGNTLMFLKEMLEILPAVFILNGLINSWVPTEIVIKNFGRESGVKGKIASLLVGSVSAGPIYAAFPLAQSLLIKGASIGNTIIIISAWAVVKIPMLIVESKFLGISFAATRYLLTVPGIIILGIVCEKILSRSEINTVTRKNQQKEIEKIRELLPGYNCGSCGYDSCILYAKAILSRNEKTNRCKPGGEEVQLKLQKIMN, from the coding sequence ATGATAAATACATTGAAAGAATTTAAAATAATATTTATAGTAGGATTATTGTATATTTTAACTGCTTTTTTTGACTCAGCTATTTTTCAGGAAGCCCTGGGTAATACGTTAATGTTTCTAAAGGAAATGTTAGAAATACTACCGGCAGTTTTTATATTAAACGGACTAATCAATTCATGGGTACCTACTGAAATTGTAATCAAAAACTTTGGCAGAGAATCGGGTGTAAAAGGGAAAATAGCATCCCTGTTAGTAGGGTCTGTATCAGCAGGACCTATTTATGCTGCATTTCCTTTGGCTCAATCGTTATTAATTAAAGGTGCCAGTATCGGGAATACAATAATAATAATAAGCGCCTGGGCAGTAGTAAAAATTCCCATGCTAATTGTAGAAAGTAAATTCCTTGGAATAAGTTTTGCTGCTACAAGATATTTATTAACAGTACCGGGTATTATTATACTGGGGATTGTTTGCGAAAAAATCCTAAGTAGGAGTGAGATTAATACAGTTACCCGGAAGAATCAGCAAAAGGAGATTGAAAAAATCAGGGAATTATTGCCTGGTTATAATTGTGGTTCATGTGGGTATGATAGCTGTATTTTATATGCTAAAGCTATTTTGAGTAGAAATGAAAAAACAAACAGATGTAAACCAGGAGGAGAAGAGGTACAATTAAAACTACAAAAAATTATGAATTAA